The sequence below is a genomic window from Calypte anna isolate BGI_N300 chromosome 4A, bCalAnn1_v1.p, whole genome shotgun sequence.
CTCCTGCCAACTGCAtattccatctcctcctccctcccccatgTTCAACACAGATATTCAGACCTAGAGCCCTCACTTTTGAAGGTCATTTGTGAATCCATGCTTGCCCTAGAACAAAGAAGAAGTCTTTCTGACTCATCCGTATACCTCCTGGCCCAAAGCTGCTCTCCTGCATTCATTGCCCGAGGCTTCAGAGAGAGAGTTTCAAATTTCACATAGGTCTCTCTTGCAAGCTCAGCTTCCTTTGCAGTCCTGGGCTTCACgtgaagttttaaaactttgtaGAGTAAGAAAATTatcaaaggtaaaaaaaccacGCAGGCTGCACTGCTGACCAATATCAGAAGAGAGAACTCAGAGCTGCTTTCATCATTGAGGCTGTCAGTGGAGAAAATAACACACTGCTCTTTGGTAGGTGGCACTCCTTTTGGTGAGACACATGCCATATATTGAGTACCAGGATTCAAACCATCAATGGTGATTCTGGTTTTGCTAGAATCAGTGCTGAGAGGCAACATATCTTTGTCACCATACTTTGAGTATAACACGGTCACTTCAGAGCTGCTTGTGGCATTGACAACTTTCCAAGTTAAGGTCACTCTTTCATCAGTTTCACTGATCACTCTTAGGTCCTTCACAGTAACATCTTGCTCAGCCACATCTGTGGTATTCAACGAAGTTTCCCCACCTTTCTTGCTCATCTCCCCAGTCTGCTTTGCCTCCACACCCTTCTGGTTTAATTCCCCAgtctgctttttgtttccatttgtcACTGCCTTTGAATTCTTCTTTCCATTGAGCACGGGTCTGGGCTGCTTCTTCTCAGGAACCCGAGTGCTCGTGGATCTTTCAGTGCTGACCAGTACTGTGGTGGTTGATGTAGTAGGAAGAGGTGTGGTTGTCCTCTCAGGCTCCTCCTTGGGTTCCTCCTGAGTGGTATTCTGCCTCTCTGCCTCTTGTTTCCTCCCATACTTCTGTGGTGACAGAGTTGTAGTAACTACACCAACCactgtgacagtgacagcagCTTCTGACATTCCTGCTAAGTTCTTGGCTTTACATCTGTATTCTCCTGCATCTTTGTATGAAATCCCTGTCAAGCTTATTATGGACCATCTGACACCCTCTCCAGGTGTTTCTTGAATTACTACaggaaaatgcaaagagtgaaaCGTTATAAAAGTGAGATAAAGAGAAAGTAAATACTGTTATACtacttcttccctttccttacGTTATTTCtgacaaacaagcaaacaaaaaaccctgacaaaattaaaaccattaaaaaaccaaaacccaaccaacaaaaaaatcccaaagcaaaCTCCCCACATAAACTACAGAACTCCCTGCCACGttatatttttgcagaaaaatgctCCGCTTTGGTCAAAATGGAACTGAGTATCTGGAAGAATTCCAATATAACTTGCAGCATCGTTGAGCAAAATTAAGACAAATAAAGAGAAATCAAGTCTCTTAAAGCTGCTAAGTGACATACAAGTTGCACTGACTTCAAGTGACTCTGAACACACCAGACATTTGTCTTAAGAGATTTCACTGCTTTGGGATATTACCTTCTTCAGACCTATGATGTAAGATAACTGCTAACTACTTGGCATTgccaagaaacattttttttatatttaagttAATGCATAAATATCTCACAGCAGTtaccaaacaaagcaaaaaaaatcacaacagcTGTTGCACAGATCCCACTGGTGCAATATCTGGTCTGTTCTTACTCATTATAATGATCTCAAAGCACAAGCAACCTAAGGGGCTCTCCCATTTCCTAGAAAAGAGCAATTATACCTGTATAGTTCACTGGTATATTGTCTGACCTAGTCCAAGTAAGCTGTGGTGTTGGGTACCCCGTGGCATCACAGCGCAGCAGGACGTTGCTTCCGAGCGGGGAGGTGATTTTTGTCGCCGATGTCATCACGGATGGTTTCAGACACTGCTCTAGCTCAGCCCTCTGGAACAAGATTCCTGCCAGGCTCTCAGGTCCACTACACGAAACCAGAGGGTCAAGAAGTATGAGCGAGTTGTCCACGATTTTGGAAAATTCAATTAGCTTGGAAATGCGGCAGTCACAAAACCACGGGTTGTCCTGCAGACCTgaagcaggggggaaaaaatgttgtcAGATAATATCTGGATATTGTCACTACAGTAGGACACATGACTGCCACCAAGTACAATCTAGGAGAGCACTGGATCTATTCTTAATTAATCTTCTCTCTTtcaatttgtcttttttttcagctgattgGCAGGGGAGATTTTGTAGAGGTGAGAAAGAAGAGGATGAATATTTATTAAGCTGAACTTTTTATTCACAGAAGTTTACAGGAACATAGTACCATACTGACACTGCCTTTGCTTAGCTTTGccatttttttggaaaaaagacACTTTGAAAAGATGTCTTTTTCACCTGTCTGTACCCTTCTGGAAAGATAGCTACATAGGGCTACTGCATCCTGTTGCTCCCCTCTGTGcttattcctttttatttcattatcttaGATCCTTTTCAATGTCTGCAGTGCACATGATGATTTATGGGTTTAGAGCAACATCTGTTCCccttgaaaaaaggaaaaggggtaGGGAGACGAAGTTTTAGGTCAGTGTAATTCTTATCTCACTCTGAAATATACCAATATTCTGAGAAACTGGCTTCAATTCAGGACCTCAAATACATTCAAAAAGAGTAGCAGAAGAGTAGAAAAATAGGCAGGCCCCTGAAAAAAGCTGAGGACTCCAGTATTTTTATGATGGCTCACAGAATGCTATCTCTCCACTTCTGCTAGAGGCAGAACATTTACTTCTTGATTCCAAGGTTTTTAAATGGGAGGCTTCTGCTCATTGAACTTATTGTGGTGAAAGAGATTAGAAAGTCTAAACCCTCAGCTGGTATTGATGACTCTGCTGTATTGACCTCCACAAAGCAACAGAAGCTTCATGCAGGTTGAACACACAGCATAACACCCTGGagatcaaatattttattatttgactTACAATTTTGGGCatatccttttcctttttttttttttttatttttaagtataatAAACAGAATATACACTCTGAAATGAAGGGTGATATGCAAGAGCCCCTCGCTACTGAATTTACTGATTACTGCAACAAAAAAGTCATTAATTTAACCAcaattaaaagatgaaaaaacctgaaacaccTGCTAATATTGCTCAGTAGGTATTTTTAGGAATTATCAAAACAGCTAATGaaagaattctgcttttttgttctgGAAGAAACCTGTAGGTGAAAGAATACATGAATAACTACTGCTTCCTTTTATTACCTGGCCAAGATTAGGTTATTTTTAACACAATAGTACTGATTGGTTAAAACTGTGGTAAACCCTAACTAATCCCCACTCTTTCAAACAAGACTTGACCTGAAGAGATTCCTTCACTTTGACATCACAATCCAATTTTGCCCCTTCCAGACATTAGATATTTTACATCTCTTCTGTACTTATTACCAGCTGGaacacagaaggagaaatcaaGGAACTGTATCAGCAactgcttttcaaataaaaatctccaaaatacatttttttcctgggaactTCACACATACATTCCCAAGAGACACCATCCAAATGTTTTCCACGTTTCTAGGctcaattaaaagaaattaaaattctgcctAATGTGCATGTGCATATAATTGTGTTCACCTTTTAAATTAGTCAAGTTTTAGTTTGTAGTTAGAATTTGAGACCCTTCAGATCATTGCATCCAACCactaacccagcactgccaagtccaccactaaaccatgtccctaagcactacatttacatatcttttaaatacctccagggatggtgacacaaccacttccctgggcagcctgttcaagtgcttaataaccctttcaggcaagaaatttttcctaatatttatacataACTGTCTTTCCTATCCTTCCAGTGTCTCTAAGAAGACCAAAGCTGTAACAATAAGTATCAGAAATTGCCAAAACAAAAGGAATGCTGAAGCAAAGTTGGATGGTTCTTAGATGAGATGGTTGTTCAGTCCAGCCTGGGACACAGATTTGACCATCTCAGATCATTCTGAAAGCCACATTTCAGCTTCAGAAGACAACCATAATCCCAGGACACTGTGTACTCCTGGGTTTTAGTGCAAAGGGAGATTTATTCCAGTTAGTGACCTCATCTCCCCCATCCACCACTTTTCCCATTGAAACTGGCTAAAGAAGAAGGACTTGTATAACACATGTAACATACACAGCCACAGGAATTCCTTCCTTGCCTCTACAGCTCATTCCTTTTATTTATCTGTGTCTTGCCAATATCTGACAGCATCCACATTATTTTTAGGAGGCTTGCACTGCCATTGTAAGTCATCAAATCCTGTGAATCTCCAGAATGAAAAGATGAAAGCACTGCTGAGTTGGAAGCAAGGATGAAACACTGAATTTGATTATACTTTAGTTAGCTATTGAAGAGAACACAAATGGGAATGTAAACCTGGTTTCCAAACTACAAAGGGCATTCTGAAATTTAACAGCTTGTGTTTACAAGATGGTAAAAGTGAGAATAAACATATGAAAGAATAAAGAGAAggtttagaaaaggaaaaaattaagaaaatggaaaaataggGGAGCTTTAATAAAAGAATGAGATAGAATCTCcccaggaaaaataatttcctgagaagagaaaataaaaataatgacaagGCTCCATTGGCATGTGTATCTGAAGGAGCAACAAGCCTTTATAAACCCTGGATGTTTTTGTAGAAATATTGAGGCATCTCAGtgtgctgagaaaaaaacactaaTGAAGGCAAAACAAACACTGACAAATACTTATGCATTACAATATACTTCTGCACAGtattttaacattaaatatGGGTTATAAATTGCtcttaaaaactttttttattctaaatttagcacattttatatttattctcACACTTCTATGCATGCTTGCATGTACAACAGCAAAtatatgtgtctgtgtgtctatGCATGCACATTTTTGCAGCCTTCTCAGCAAGCAGGGTTTCCCTGGGCTGTGTCAATACAGACTTTAACATTTGAAATAGCTGCAAGTGAAATTTATTTCGTAAATCAGTAACCAGTCTCAGCCCATGACTTGTGTAAAGTACTCCTTTTGAGTGTCTGTAAAGTGGCAGCTTGTCAAATATTAAAGTTTTGGGGCTGATGGAAATATTCACCACAGCTTGGGCCAACCTACCCAAAGCTCTCTTCCACCTGAAGCTACACAATTTTTGATCCATGATTCAAAACAGGAAAACCCACTTCTTGCACAGTGTCCCAGTGTTTCCTACAGACAGCAATCACtgggggaaaagcaggaaaagctttATCTATCCAGTGGCCCAGCACAACAGCTGGGAGCCTGATGGACCTGcagcattttacatttttggcAACTCCCCGTGCAACAGAGGCAAGATCTCAGCTAGCTGCCACTCTATTAGATCCTGGATTGCTCTCAGGGACTCACTGCTACCACCATCACTCACACCAGAAATTTCAATCTCTGTTCAGCAGCCAGTGCTGAAACTTTGCTGTGATGTGGATCAAAGTATTGGGCTACAGCTCCCTAGGTAAGCAAGACAGGGCCAGATGAACTCACACACTGGTCCCTTGATCATTTCCACTGCTTCATTGTCAACTTGCTCCACAGCTTTGTTTTGAACTGTTCCAAAGGGTGCACTCCAAAACAAAGCCAGACATAGCTCCAAGGCACAATCTACACCCCAGGGACTGCTTCCTGAAAGGCTTAAAAATGAGACCACACTAAGGATGGCTCTCTGTGTCCTGTTCTTGCCCCTGTGGAAGTGCAGCAGGCTTTGCACCTGCAGACTATCCCAGATGCCTACCAGCCCATCAGGCATACAACATACTCttgttttttatattatttgtattttatattacaaAAGCATGATTCTATGGGTTGCAATGCAATTCTCACATTTCTCAGGTAGTTTGATCTGAAGAAAAATCACCTCCACCCACATATTTACATTTTCACTGCAGCACCCCATAGAGCCCACAGAAATCAAGGGATAAATCTTACAAAGTGTGGAACAGATAGCTTGAAAGAGAGCCCTAAACTGTGTGGAGAGAGCCAGAGCGAGCACTTGACCATAAGGCCAGGAATCATTCTCTGACCCTCTTTTGTTTAGCATAGTGTCCACACAGAGGAAAATCATAGAGCAggaggtaataaaaaaaaaaaaaacaacaaaacaaccctaaCCCA
It includes:
- the LRIT3 gene encoding leucine-rich repeat, immunoglobulin-like domain and transmembrane domain-containing protein 3, producing the protein MYLCVYFYLLMSFFEAVCGFCPSQCTCVYHGRSDGTGTRSVLCNDPDMYEIPVNVPVDTGKLRIEKTVIRRIPTEAFYYLVDLKYLWLAYNCIANIDISSFYNLKLLHELRLDGNLLSTFPWESLAEMPNLRTLDLHNNKVTSIPADAGRYMRNLTYLDISSNKLTTLPSDLMDIWPPFSEAVLSKNTDIVASQRVILGLQDNPWFCDCRISKLIEFSKIVDNSLILLDPLVSCSGPESLAGILFQRAELEQCLKPSVMTSATKITSPLGSNVLLRCDATGYPTPQLTWTRSDNIPVNYTVIQETPGEGVRWSIISLTGISYKDAGEYRCKAKNLAGMSEAAVTVTVVGVVTTTLSPQKYGRKQEAERQNTTQEEPKEEPERTTTPLPTTSTTTVLVSTERSTSTRVPEKKQPRPVLNGKKNSKAVTNGNKKQTGELNQKGGETSLNTTDVAEQDVTVKDLRVISETDERVTLTWKVVNATSSSEVTVLYSKYGDKDMLPLSTDSSKTRITIDGLNPGTQYMACVSPKGVPPTKEQCVIFSTDSLNDESSSEFSLLILVSSAACVVFLPLIIFLLYKVLKLHVKPRTAKEAELARETYVKFETLSLKPRAMNAGEQLWARRYTDESERLLLCSRASMDSQMTFKSEGSRSEYLC